In Saccharomyces paradoxus chromosome VIII, complete sequence, the genomic window CGAAGAAAGACACCAAGCTGGTAAGAACCAATGGTTCTTCTCTAAGTTGAGATTTTAAGAGAATTGCATTATGGTCAaccaaaaattaaaaattatTAGTAATATCaacatatgtatatttaATGTATGTAAACAATGATTAAATattaataaaatatatctaCATATAAGTATACGCAAATGggtttttcttcaaaaattgtttgTTGGTATTTTTAGAGACAACGAAAGGCAACGCGATAAAAGGGAAGGATAGTAAgtaatgaaagaattaaaCTAAGAGACTTTTAGCGCGCTTAACAGAAGAGACTAAGCAAGACAATATTTTAAACAGCAATGATTATAAGGCgtttattttcaatgtcAAATTGCTCATTCTTCTTGAAGAAACCTCAATTTGAtgtaaaaagaataatagaGATGATACCCCAGTATGAAAAATCTATCCAGAATAGAGAGCTGATAAAAGCTGATAGTATCATACGAAGCTTAAAATTGCTGAGTGAACAGtatcaaaatataaaagagaTTGATAAAGCTATTGCGGATATTCAGATACAGAGGAAATCAATCGAAGCTCGAATTAAGAAAGATAGAACAGAGATTGCCGAATACTCGGCTGCCTTGAAGGCCCTCAAAGAACAATATCAAGATCAAGATAGCAAATTATTGgagttgaaaaataaaatctcAGAGACTTGTAAATCACTTCCAAATATCTTGGATCCTACGGTCCCGTTAGGAGCCCCACAGATTGAACAATGGATAAACCCTTTAGAAGCATATAAAACTTCAGAGGCTCAGGCGCATGTTGGTATCATGcttaaaaagaatatgcTAGACCTACAGACTGCCTCGAACATTGCAGGAATGTCATGGTACTATCTATTGAATGACGGAGCACGTCTCGAACAAGCTTTGGTAGCATATGCGTTGAAAAAGGCAAACGAAAATGGTTTTGCAAGCTGCACACCACCAAGCATTACGAAAAAGGAGTTAATAGATGCATGTGGGTTCAACCCAAGAGATATGAATAACGAAAGGCAAATTTACACTCTTCAAGACACCAACTTAGGATTGGTTGCTACCGCAGAGATATCCATGGCAGGTCTAGGCGCAAACAAGGTCCTGGATTTAAACTCGGCAGAATGTTCTAAGAAGCTCGTTGGAGTTAGTAGATGTTACAGAGCTGAGGCGGGAGCCAGGGGAAGGGATACGAAAGGTCTATACCGTGTTCATGAGTTTACGAAAGTTGAATTATTTTGCTGGAGCAAGCCAGAAATCAGTGCAAAAATCCTTGAGGAGATAAAGCAATTCCAAATTTCTGTGGTCAAGGAATTAGGACTACCGGCAAAAGTACTAAACATGCCTTCAAACGATCTCGGTAATCCAGCCTTCAAGAAATACGACATTGAAGCTTGGATGCCAGGAAGGGGAAATTTTGGTGAGATAAGTAGTGCCTCCAATTGTACTGATTTCCAAAGTAGAAGATTAAATACAAAGTACAAGGACGATAGCACAGGAAAGCTGAAATATGTGCATACGCTAAATGGTACAGCAATGGCCATCCCAAGAATGATGGTAGCACTTGTAGAAAATTTCTATGACCCTAGCACCGGTAAGATATCTGTTCCTGAATGTTTGAGGGAGTTTATGAATGGCCAACGATACATTTAATAAGTAAGAAATAAACCTTGTAAATATGTAATCTTATAATAGCAGTAGCATTGTGTTAGGCGAAATGTTCAACTTAGCCTACCGAAGTATGTTCTGTATGAATGAAATTACAcgataattttttattcaatgcattttttcttgggaGTAAAAAGAACTTGATTTGAAATAGTTGTCTACAGAGAATAATGTTTTATCGTAACTACATATCGCCTGTTTAAGTATATTCCTTTGAATTTCCATAAAACTTGTCAGTTCTATTTTTCCGTGTGGCGAGATAAAGATcataaaaatacaaaactGTTTTAGCATTTCCTGCAAATAATATCTCGA contains:
- the DIA4 gene encoding putative serine--tRNA ligase DIA4 (Probable mitochondrial seryl-tRNA synthetase~similar to YHR011W), with product MIIRRLFSMSNCSFFLKKPQFDVKRIIEMIPQYEKSIQNRELIKADSIIRSLKLLSEQYQNIKEIDKAIADIQIQRKSIEARIKKDRTEIAEYSAALKALKEQYQDQDSKLLELKNKISETCKSLPNILDPTVPLGAPQIEQWINPLEAYKTSEAQAHVGIMLKKNMLDLQTASNIAGMSWYYLLNDGARLEQALVAYALKKANENGFASCTPPSITKKELIDACGFNPRDMNNERQIYTLQDTNLGLVATAEISMAGLGANKVLDLNSAECSKKLVGVSRCYRAEAGARGRDTKGLYRVHEFTKVELFCWSKPEISAKILEEIKQFQISVVKELGLPAKVLNMPSNDLGNPAFKKYDIEAWMPGRGNFGEISSASNCTDFQSRRLNTKYKDDSTGKLKYVHTLNGTAMAIPRMMVALVENFYDPSTGKISVPECLREFMNGQRYI